The DNA sequence GGGAGTTGGGAGACCCTGAAAATGGGGTCTTAGAGATAGCTGCATAGAGATAGCTGCACTGACCCATGCCTGAACAGCGCCCTTGGATGAAGAAGCCACAGACCTTTGAGAAGGCCTAGGGCAGCACCTGTGGGGACCACTGGGCTGAACCACAtcactttaaaacaaacagaatgacCAGCTGAGTGGGGCCTACTCCACATCTGGTGGAGGTACATCCCTCCCAGAGGCTGCCTGGGCTTTCTGTCTTCCTGGGGCCTGGGGCCCAGGGGCTCCTTATTGATACATGCAGGTTCTGAGTGggcgcccccctcccccagccctgggcGCTTGCTTACCTGCCAAGCCTCCAGCTGCTGAGAGAGGTTCAGTTTTTGCTGAATGGCATCCAGTAGCTGGCTGTTCAGAGACATCATATCCATCTTGCACTTGGCGAGTTCCAGCTCCACAGCGTTCTTCCTGCAAACATGGGCCGCGATGAGCACGGACATGTGCACCTTGTGCCTCTTCACTAGGAGACCTGGAGTCTCGGGGAAGGGAAGGGCCGATCCCACACCACAGGGTCCCTGGAGCTATGCTTCTTCAAGGACTGACTGCAACTCCTGCTCCCTAACCAAGCCATAGGTACAAAAGATGACCTGTCATCGCTAAACAGGTCACAGCGAGGGGGTAAAAGAGGACAGAGCCTAGAGAGGATCAAAGGCCTCTCAACAAAGGCGCTGCTTGCTGGCCCTCACTCAAGGCTGTGCACAGCACAGGGTGGGACCTTCTCCTCCTGCTATAAAAGATAGTCCTTTGGACGAGCTACTCCGCCATTAAAGAAACTGTTCCAAAGATAAAGATGTTCAAAGGATGGTGGCCATAGTTTAGCAACATTAGTTTGCAATAGCTGGGGAactgtttaaaaatgttaaaaagacaaTACAATACGGCACCAGTGAAAACCCAGATACATGGCACTTCCTGACAGTTTACCATGATGGCACTGGAGAGGAAAAGGTCAAGGTTTTGAGAATAAAACTGCCAGTGTGTGGCCACATACCATAACACACTGGGGCTATCCCTGGAGATGGCACTGATACGAGCTCTCCCTCCTACTTCAatattttccatttgtgtgtCTTGGGTACTGTTTTGCTCACCTTCCCAACGTTATTACAGTTTAGCCGCTCAATGCAAAAAGCAGGCCGCGTGGAGAGGGTGTGAGAGGAGGATGCCTCTGCAAAGGCGGCACCCGCTGCCTGAAAGCAGATCCTGCCAGGCCCGTGGAGGGCCGCAGGCCTGGCCTGTAGTGGCTGCCCTTCTGCTCTCAGGACACACTAAATGAGCAAAGCCGGAACGAGTAGGTGATTCTTATTTGTACAGAACTCAGACCATACTTCCTCCCCGCCCGCTTTGCCCTCTACCCAGCAATTAGTCACCTACTCCACACCCGGTGTGCTGCATTCACCAGCCACTTTGCCCTAGAAGCAGCTCCCGACAACTCTGGGCTGGTCCCGGCCCCGCCCACTGCGGCTGCAGGCCACAGGGATAGGACCAAGCCTGTCCAATGGGCAAGCGTGCAGACACTGCAGGTCGCTTCTGTCATGCCCACAGCCATTGGCTGTTAAAGAACAGCGGAAATCCTCCTGGCAGCGGTTGCCATGGACGCGATTTGCCTGACAGTTCCCAAACCGCAGGCGGCTCCCAGCGGCTCTAGCCTCAGGAAGTACCAGTGTCCGCCCGCAGATGGCGCCGCGAGCAGCCCGGAGCTACCGGAATGTGCTGACTAATGCCACGGCCTAGAGATGCCAGTGCTGCAGTGCAGGAGGAAAGGGGAGTCTTCAATTGGAACCCCAGATCCAAATGCATACCACACAACTCGCTTATCATACATGAATCCTAGTCTTTAAAAAGGAGAGTGTTAGAGTGtttccggggctggagagatggctcagcagttaagagcactggctgttcttccagaggtcctgagttcaattcccagcaaccacatggtggctcacNNNNNNNNNNNAGTCCTGACTGGACAATCATCACAGAATACTGCAGATTTTCCATGTTAACACTGTGGATGGGTTTTCAATCAATAAAACTGGGGctttaactcaaaaaaaaaaaaaaaaaaaagacacagacagcAAGAGAGGCAACAGAAGGGTAACTGATTGGTTAGAGCTGTGGTTCGTAGTATTCCTAGTgttgtggccctttaatacagtccccgTGGTGTGGTGACACTCCCTCTCCCCCCAATCCACAATTACTACTTCATAagttcctacttcataactgggtgctgttatgaatcacagtgtaaatatctgatatgcagaatatctgatatgggacccccGTGGAAGGGTCATTTGGCCCACAAAGTGGTCACAATCCACAGGTCGAGGACCACTGGATTAAAGTCACATTACCTTTTATAAGGAGCAACATAGATGAAATATTATTATCAATACAGATTGAACCGATCTCACTGAGAAATTTGGCTGCTGTCTTTTAAACCCTCCTTTCCTAGAAGGTCATAGTTTGGCTTCAAGTTGATGTTGGGACCTTAGCACGAATGACAGTGATAGACGGGGATGGACCAGGATGACGAAGATCAtgctggggattggactcaggaTCTGCACAAGCAGAGCCAGCACTACACCAGTAAGCTCCGACACCAAACTCCCCCGCTTCCTTTTAAGGTACAGTtcctctatagtccaggctgaccttaaacttgacattctcctgcctctgttctcttAGTGCCAGGGTTACAGTTACATGCCCGCATCCCTGGCCCTCCATTTTGATATCTGTGCCCTTAGTGTAGGGGCCTCTTGGGAAACAATCCCCTCCTGGAATTTTTATTTAGCAAAAGAAACAAGGTGGGTCCCAGTACAATAGAAGAGCATGTGCTGCGGGGTGTGCTGAGCCGTGGGTTGAGCCGTCTACTGAACACTGTGCTAGGCGTGGTGTGTTTCCTCACACGATGTCAGGTTTCTGTAGAGGATGAACCTGTGGACAGAGGAGCTAAGTGAGGACTCACAGCAGTAAACAGCAGATGGACTCCAGCCGCCACTGTCTGACCGGGAACAAACACTCCTGACAGCCACATTGTTCCCCGTGGTTTAAAGATGGCGGTTGTACAGATAAAAGCCACAGAGAACCACTGTGGAGGTGCCCCAGCTGGGACGGTGGACTCTGAGAAATGGCAGGCTGTTGAATTTTGAAGGCATAGTTTAAAAAGATGTCACACAGGAAGAGCAGTATATCCTGAAGGCCTTGCCCTGTCCCCAGATTCCTGCCAGACCTGAAGTAAACCTCTGCTCTGGGCTCCTTCCGGGGTTATAGTCAGACTCAGTCGCAGCCCTTAGTAAATTCCACATCCctgccttcttcttttttttttttttggtttttttttttttttttttttttttttttttttgaatccaGGGCTTCTTGTGTACTAGGTAAGTGCTNNNNNNNNNNNNNNNNNNNNNNNNNNNNNNNNNNNNNNNNNNNNNNNNNNNNNNagccctggctgtcctggaactcactttgtagaccaggctggcctcgaactcagaaatccgcctgcctctgcctcctgagtgctgggactaaaggcatgcgccaccacgcccggctacatctCTGCCTTCTTATCTGTGGCTTTGTCTGTTAGAtataaatggtttttgttttgtttttgtttggttttctatcATGCTGGTGCAGACTTGTGATCCCAACATTTCGGAGGCTGGAGCAGGGAGTCCAGCCTGACCACTTTGAGAGACTCTGTTTAAAACAGcaacagacaaaaccaaacaaagtccCACACAATCTCCCCcaacccaaagcaaaacaaaaaacaaagacaccaccaccaaaaacaaacaaacaaacaaacaaaaacagtccaGACTTGTAGTGGCAGAGCAGAGgccttaggttcaatccccaacacaaACAGAACATccctaaccaaaagaaaataaaaatacatttaagccaggcatggtattCACacatgaaatcccagcacttgagaggcagcaAAGGGATtgctgtaaattcaaggtcagtttgggaGACAGAATGAGATTCTGtttcatacaaacaaacaaacaaacatgcattagcttgcttgcttcccccccacctttccccctcctctcttctgagacagggtctttttgtgCAGTCTAGGTTGCCTTGAGAAACCTGCTAACCTCTGCCCCCTGATCTGGAgctaaaggcctgagccaccacctctgcctattttccttctttgagaACAGAGACCAGCTTGACACTGACACTGCCACACCTGGAGCACCCAGGAGACCCTCAAATTCTCTGATATGACTGCACAAACGAATCATTTTTCTGAAACCAGATATTTTATACAAGAAAAGTATTACATTCAGTTTAAAATATCAGCAGCCCTGCCAAAATGCACGTTTTTATAGTGCTAAGGTATGCTGAACTTTTGGCTCCTGATTTGAAACACACTTTAGTAGCTAACTCAGGAGGATTCCCCCGGAGCCTGGAAAAATGTCTTAAAGGCGCAAACCTCAGAGGCTGAGCGCTCCATGTGAAGCCAAAGATGAGATGATGAGGCCCTGCTCTTTGCTCATTCCATATTCCTCCCGACTTGATTTTACACAGGGGACACCTGTTAGCCTGGCAGGAAGCATCAGCCCGGGTTCCTGGCAGCTGCAGTTGGACTGGGCAGCCAACAAAGGGGATGACGCTGTGTTGGAGAGGGTTCAGATAcctaagaaaaacacaaaatgaccTGTGCCTGATTGTGACCCCGCTCTCAAAAATCTCAGGCCTAGCGTTATGcagaacacctttaatcctagcactgcagaggcagaggcagaggcaggagaggcagaggcaggagaggcagaggcagagaggcagaggcagaaaggcagaggcaggagaggcagaggcaggagaggcagaggcaaaggggcagagagagaggcagagaggcagagaggcagagaggcagagaggcagagaggcagaggcagaatctctgagttcgaggccagcctggcctataaaGGGAGTTCCGGGACAGCTAGAAGTATGTGGTGAGagcctgtttgtttgcttgcttgcttttttcttgttttttggagggaggggttgtttgtttttgtttgtttatctgtttgttttctcaagacagggtttcactgtgtagccctggctctcctggaacgctatgtagaccaggtggccttggactcagaggcctgcttgtctctgcctcctgagtgctgacatgaaaggtgtgtgccaccaccatctgttgggactctgttgcctgcctgtggatcccgtTCCCCTAAatggactgctttgtctggcctcagtgagagaggatgtgtctCTTCCTGCAGGGACCTGATGTGCCTGGGATAGCGGGGGCACtgggaggggggctggggggtCTCTCCCTTctagaaggagaaggggagggaggagctggtactggggtggtggtggtggtggtggtggtggtggtgatggtgatggttcTGTATgaggaggtactgggaggagagggggagttGATATTGGGAAGTCAAgtgactaaattaaaaaaaaaaaaaagaaaactctttaaTAAAACTGTCCTCAGAGCaaagtgtatgtacacacacacacacacacacacacacacaccaaagatcTACAGAGGGCTCCTGGTCTGTTTCCAGAAGAGAAAGGTATATGTCTGAATAAGGAGAATGTCCCTGACAGAGGTTCCGGACATATGTTATGAAGATGCACACTCCAGTACCACATCCAATGCAGTGACAGTAGTCACAaggcaatgttttgttttttaatgagaatgGGAGACTAGCTCAGTCGGCATACATAATCCTTTTTAATCAATTAATATAGGTATATAGAAAATCATTCATCAGTGTGGAGATGAGAAAGTACAAACATTTAACTTAACTAAGAGGCTATGTAAAAGAGTCTAATATTTCTgagcaaagtatttttaaatgttcacgTCTATTTTTTACTGttcagttttgttctgtttttttgagacagctttgCTATGTAGTCCTCAACTATTTTCTTTCATTGGATAGGATTAGTTTTATCAGTaaagaaagacatagaaagaaaTACTAAGGATGAATGATATTTAGTTTATGCTTGTTCTCTGCCATTCACTGTATAATAACATAATCAACACCTAAgtcaacagaataaaaatataatcctAACTTATTGAacatgcttaaaaaaaaacaaaaaatcacaaGCAAATAAAagcttcatgttttatttatatataatacatagaaGATATATACAAAAGGAGATATATAAGAATactatatatattgtatacatatgtatgtatattgtatacatatgtgtacatattgtatacatatgtgtatatattgtatacatatgtttatatattgtatacataggtatatatattatatacataggtatatatTGTATACCTAGGTatacattatgtgtatatatatatatgagaaagagagagacagacagacagacagacagagaggagaaggcTTGCAAGTTGTAGTAAATGGTCTTCCTTTCCCCCCCTAGCcacagaaaatacatttcagGGTGGAGAAAATGAAAGGACTCAGACAGAGTGCCTATAGATCTGCCATCCTAAGCCAGCTCCCTGGACAGCAGAAAGTGTCCAGCCAGATAAGGTGTTTTCTTTCAGCCATGTTGGCtaatgcatttaatcccagcaaaggcaggtggatctctaagtttgaggcctggtttacacaga is a window from the Mus caroli chromosome 5, CAROLI_EIJ_v1.1, whole genome shotgun sequence genome containing:
- the LOC110294872 gene encoding BICD family-like cargo adapter 1 → MAVGMTEATCSVCTLAHWTGLVLSLWPAAAVGGAGTSPELSGAASRAKWLVNAAHRVWSRKNAVELELAKCKMDMMSLNSQLLDAIQQKLNLSQQLEAWQDDMHRVIDRQLMDTHLKEQSRPAAAAFPRGHGVGRGQEPSTADGKRLFSFFRKI